The Tripterygium wilfordii isolate XIE 37 chromosome 5, ASM1340144v1, whole genome shotgun sequence DNA segment AGAATAACAATTCCAACATTTGGTGCAAGTTCTTGTGCATTGTGCCACAGAACAGAGACTCTTTTGCCATCTTTTTAAAGCTACAGTTCATGATTACTTACCTGGATACTGAAAGTGAAAGGGATCCATACTAGATCTCCAAAAACCAACATGAAACCCAATCTCTCTGCTATTATGTCCCATCTGTAAGAGAATGcaggacatatatatatatatgaactacTCAACCAATCTTTTTAAAGTTCAGTTTGAAATTGAGCTTAAAAATTTGAGATGTTCGAAGGAAAGATAATAGAAATAACAATCACAGATAACTTTAAGGAAATGAACACTCAACTACAGATGAATGAGAAAATATAAATACTACTAATGTGCAAGACCAAATTACAAATAAGCAGACAGAACATACAAGTTTGCCTATATATGCCATCTTAGTTCTAAAATTGTAGCACAATTAGGTCAGAACCAAAGTAATAGAAGAAGTTGCGGTCATGGTTGAAGTGACTGAACAAACAATTAACTATCCGAGACAAGCAGTTATCAGCTCAAGCTTTGCTGAGCTTGCACCTGATCTTGAACTAAGGGATTATGTTTGAACTCAGCCTGTATTCATCTAAGGAAGAGTTACATTTAGCAATTAGCATCCATTATATTAGCTGTGAGCCCGTGAACATTGTGACATTTCAAAGTTATGCCATACCTTGAAAATTTGGCTAAAGATTCTTGCCTCTACAAGGATTAGGCAAAATCAGGAGAGCCTGCCCTATCTATACGTAACCaagtttcaaacaaaattttcaaaacatatGAACCATTCAATGCATCATATCATATCATTTTTAAGTAGCATTACTTATACTGGATCCTACCTATAAGACACTGGTGAATCAGCCATTTTCGACTTCAAAGTTGCTACCTATTTGCACTGCCCATGTCAAACAATACCACCTAGGAAATGCAGTTTACAGCTTATCTCCAAGCAACTATCAAGCTAATGATACAATATTCGAAGAGTGGTTCAGAGGAAGACTGTAAAATAGTTCTCATGGGATATAGAAGAAATCCACTTAAGTAGAAGTCATATATTCCTCATGGTAAAAGTAGTCCAGGATGTATAACTGCAACAAAGATGTGACATAGATAGTATTCACAAATTTtgtacaaaagaagaaaaatcagaaaaacTCAAACCTGTATCAGTCAGCATCACCAGATTACCGCACAGAACAGCTGGTAGAGGATCATTGAACAGCTCAGCATTTGAAAGCTTTTTGCTAGGATTGAAAGATTGATAATTAACCATCCCATCATTCCAGCTCTAATGAAGAACCTATAGAAGAGAACTCAATGATCTTTATACACACCATAACAAGCCACGTTCAAGGAATGAAGTTTCAAAATCATTGCTCAAATGCACTGGTtaacaataacatatatcaaatgGCTTCTTGAGAAGCATGCCAAATAATTACAGACCATGTCACTTACTTGAGGTCAATGCCTGCAAACTGAGGATTCAGTTGTATTCCAAACCACCTATTTGAGAGACAAACAAGGTAACCACATCAAACTGTATCTAGAAGACTAGAAGAAAAACCATTCAGCAAGAAAATTAATCACACAACATAGGTAATAAGCATTTTGTTTTCATAAGCAACGTTCAACCGTATTCTTAGATGTCATCAGAGGTACATTGAATAGTCATTGATTGTGATGCTGCAGTGAAGGTGAAGGCAAGGCTAAGTTTTGGGCTTCTTGTCTAGCCAAAGAGAAGGGTTTGTTTACGCAAATCGCCCATCCATGTTCCTctaagaagataaaaaaaaacccctagGTTATGGCCAGACCTAGACATCAATCTCATCCATCTCAAAGATGAAGCATAGATTTTCCTTTATAATGGCCAAAAATGAAGCCAACAGTTCATTTCAATTCAAAAGAACTAGGGCGCAACTATATGTATCTATAGGGATTATGCTtgaattcaaaagaaaatacagTTTGGGCGAGTGTGCCAGACTGCCAGTTTAAGCACTTAAGGGCTAGCATGCATGTGTCTAAAAGTTATTGCATGCCCATTGAGTACTAAACTGAAAGGAAAACTTCATTTAATGGTGCATGGATTTGAAAAGCGTGGGCAGGAACATGCTTTTATAATAACTTGCAGAAACATCAGCTCTAAATACTTCTAATTTATCTAGTCACTTTTCATGCTATGGCAAAATTTCACCAAAAGAGGCTCTGGTGGAAGTATGTTAGGGATATTTGATGACGCTACCAGTCGCTAATTAGGTTTCCTGTGATATGAACCTTTAGGGAAGAACTCTGACTGCTTGAATTGCAACCAGCAGCATAGAGAAAAAATGTCACCTGGAAAGAAGATATAACAAACATGAAGAGACAGAATGTCAAATCAGAAAACAAGAAACATAATAGCTAATGaactaaaagaaaatattttccgAAAAGACACTAAGAACAATGACAAACTGCTAGTATATTGCACAACATGCAAACTGGGTAACAAAAATAATATACTATTTTTTATCTCATAGAGTagtgtagccgaccccaaacgtttgggataaaggctcggatgatgatgatcaagcACCAGATAAGAGAGATGTTTTCAACAAGTTATTAATTGTGTGACTGCTCTAATTATTGATTGTATGCTCACGCTGTATTACTTTAATTGTAGCGAGAATTTTCGAAACACTATCAATTCAGTAGTCTGATGTTTCATTTACATTCATGAAGTAAGGATATAGACAGGTAAGATCATGcatgattgagatttgagagggTCTAACATTTAGGTCTGTAAGGAGAATCACGTGGATGAAGCggaaacaataacaaaaaaccAGAGACTTAAAAAAACCACATCAGAATCTCTTTACAATGCTGGCTGCAATGAGGGACATTGTTATAAAGATGCACTCCAAGATAGAGGCATGCTTCCACTGATACAATTTCACCAAGTTCGTATATGAAAAAAGTTCATCAAGGCAGAATTTAATTTCAACTTACTAGAAAACTGAATATAAAAGTTGCAGAAAGTAGCTCTAGTCCTCTGTCTGATATGACCTGCAGAAATTATTGAAATAACAATATTTGTAAGCTTGCCCCACTATACACATTAGATACACACACCTGCATGTGCAAGCAACCTGTGAAAGTGGTTAGAACtagtttaaatatttatatacctCTCAAGAGTCAAGATGTTATCCATTCGTGATCATATCATATAACTGCAATGCCAGAGGGGCCTCGGCTAGGAAATACTTAAAATTTATCCCTAGATTCATATCAACAAAACTGCTAAACAACAAAGAGCAAAACTGATAAACCTCCACTTATTCTCCGTGGACCAAGTTGAAATCTTTAATTTCCAGGATGGGTTTTGGGCGAAGGTGCAATCTAAATGGGTTTTGACAGTAGTCTGTATTTAATCTTCTTGAAAATTTCACacagctctctctctccttcttcaAGTTCTATGTTACTCTAGCCCAACAGCATACACGTTAAAGACTTTGCCTTTCCAGCATAGACAATCATTCAGCTTCATTCTTTGGAGCTTAAAATAACAAGTAATCTTAAGGATTTATGTTAAATACCAAGAAAGCTTCACGAGCTGAAATGGTCAAAGTATCAATATTTGCAAACTAATAAGTTCAATATGCAGAGGTGAAGGAACAATCAGATTTTAAAGAACATTTAGCAATAAGAAAAGGCAAATACAATCGAATCATACAGTGGGCGATAGGAGATTCATCTTAGCACCAAACCCAAGTAGCGAAACCAGCAAAAGAAGCAATAACATCCCTATCGGAAGGCAAAGAGAAACAAATAGTACATATAAGCACAAAAACATATTGAACCCGAAAATATTGAATTAAacgaaatgctgtgaaaaataataTCAGAAGAAAACAGCACCATTGCAGCGATAATGGAGTCGACTGCCATCTTGTAAGATTACCCCGGGAACAACTTTACCAGGTAGAATGGATCCAGCAATCgccaaataaatgaaaaataccACCAGTATAATAGCCTAACAAATTCCCCAAAAAACTGAAATTAACAAGCCATTCCAGAAAATAAAAGTAGTAGGGTGCGAGAGTACTGACGGAGGTCCATGAAGAAGGAATCAGGGAATGTAGAAGAAATTCCAAATCCATTCAAATGAAGAAGCAGATTCGGATCAGTTATTCACTGCCCCTGTATAtgttctcgactctctccgacCCCCCACACTCTGCTCTGCCCACTAGGATCCCATTGGAGACGGGCTGTAAAACACTGCCgctcaatttatttttgttctttatttattCTGATTTATCATTTGTGgggtattttaaattaaaattttcttaaCTGCGGGATTCGATTGgacaattatttattaattcgAATTCCTACTGAATTTCTTTTAACCGACAATCATTGCTCTTGATAATCACac contains these protein-coding regions:
- the LOC119998471 gene encoding delta(14)-sterol reductase-like produces the protein MDLEFLLHSLIPSSWTSAIILVVFFIYLAIAGSILPGKVVPGVILQDGSRLHYRCNGMLLLLLLVSLLGFGAKMNLLSPTVISDRGLELLSATFIFSFLVTFFLYAAGCNSSSQSSSLKVHITGNLISDWWFGIQLNPQFAGIDLKFFIRAGMMGWLIINLSILAKSFQMLSCSMILYQLFCALYILDYFYHEEYMTSTWDIIAERLGFMLVFGDLVWIPFTFSIQGWWLLGNKVEITTAATIANCFVFLIGYMVFRGANKQKHMFKKNPKAHIWGRPPKVIGGKLLASGYWGTARHCNYLGDLLLALSFSLPCGISSPIPYFYPIYLLILLIWRERRDEARCAQKYKEIWADYCRLVPWRIVPYLY